The Arachis hypogaea cultivar Tifrunner chromosome 16, arahy.Tifrunner.gnm2.J5K5, whole genome shotgun sequence genome contains a region encoding:
- the LOC112757067 gene encoding uncharacterized protein, which yields MANYKAERSIPQDFTRQQVKKLLTEAKSFLWDEPFLFKRCLDGMIRRCIPEEEMKNILWHCHNSSYGGHIGVGRTAAKILQSGFYWPSIFKDAREFVEAIATTTCDANVVLYGVTHKVATPYHPQTNGQAEQANRELKKILEKTLGATRKDWAFCATKLLNLDTQAAGEKRFLQLNKLKEFRLEAYENARIYKERVKKWQDKRIAPGIFEPGQKLLLFNSRLKIFPGKLRSKWTGPYTITRVSPHGHLELLDEVSKEKFTVNGYRVKHYLGGSWNQEGSVHLLT from the exons ATGGCAAACTATAAAGCAGAAAGAAGCATACCACAAGATTTCACTAGACAGCAAGTGAAGAAGTTGCTCACTGAAGCCAAATCATTCTTGTGGGATGAGCCATTTTTGTTCAAAAGATGCCtagatggaatgattaggagaTGTATACCAGAGGaggaaatgaaaaatattttatggcATTGTCACAATTCAAGCTATGGTGGGCACATTGGAGTAGGGAGAACAGCTGCAAAAATCCTTCAGAGTGGATTCTATTGGCCTTCTAttttcaaggatgctagagaatTT GTGGAAGCTATAGCAACCACCACATGTGATGCTAATGTGGTTCT ATATGGAGTAACACATAAGGTGGCTACACCttaccacccacagaccaatggcCAGGCTGAGCAAGCAAATAGGGAGCTAAAGAAGATTTTGGAGAAGACTCTGGGAGCCACAAGAAAAGACTGG gctttctgcgCCACAAAACTCCTCAATCTGGATACTCAAGCAGCTGGGGAGAAAAGATTTCTGCAGCTCAATAAATTGAAAGAATTCAGATtggaagcatatgagaatgccagGATATACAAAGAAAGAGTCAAGAAATGGCAAGACAAGAGGATTGCACCTGGAAtatttgaaccaggacagaaactATTGCTTTTCAATTCAAGATTGAAAATTTTCCCTGGGAAGCTTAGATCCAAATGGACTGGTCCTTATACCATCACCAGAGTGTCTCCTCATGGTCACTTAGAATTGCTTGATGAAGTTTCAAAAGAAAAATTCACAGTCAATGGCTATAGAGTGAAGCATTACCTTGGTGGATCATGGAACCAGGAAGGAAGTGTGCATCTGCTGACATGA